In a single window of the Chondrocystis sp. NIES-4102 genome:
- the ppc gene encoding phosphoenolpyruvate carboxylase yields MSSVVQSSIAKQEEIGVIGTSHLLLRHRQKLIEDLWKSVLRSECGQEMLDLLQQMRALSSAEGQVTDTFGQSSVPQLIEDLDINDAIQAARAFALYFQLTNIIEQHYESREQKLSRRVTHPITNVENHSNGSQNGSQVVPINNGDLQIEPSISSENKAGLFHWLFPYLKEINMPPLMLQRLLDQLDIRLVFTAHPTEIVRHTIRKKQRRISQILEQLDVAEEAMREMGLTDSWETNEATSQLTEEIRLWWRTDELHQFKPKVLDEVDYSLHYFQEVLFDVIPQLASRLKQSLTTSFPNLVAPTHNFCYFGSWVGADRDGNPFVTPQVTWETACYQRSIVIEKYLKSIEQLRELLSLSLHWSDVGQELLDSLEQDQQQMPEIYEKLSIRYRQEPYRLKLAYIAQRLQNTLERNQTLASVAGRQAISEIKIDNIYTSGEEFVAELKLMQSSLEATSLQCRELDNLICQAEVYGFTLVELDFRQDSSRHAEAIAEITAYLQVLPKPYNELSETEKTAWLIQELKTRRPLIPAEMPFSPETCETIETFRILRLLQQEFGRGICQTYIISMTNFVSDVLEVLLLSQEAGLYDPATCHTSIRIVPLFETVEDLKRAPQVMQELFELPLYRAALAGGYKHVATIKEQNTSTETSTIPLKPTDLQEVMLGYSDSNKDSGFLSSNWEIHKAQRALQKVASKFDISLRIFHGRGGSVGRGGGPAYSAILAQPTDTIKGRIKITEQGEVLASKYSLPELALYHLETMTTAVIQASLLGSGFDRVEPWNQIMEELSARSRSVYRALIYEQPDFVDFFHSVTPVDVISQLQIGSRPSKRPAKGNDNKKKDMSSLRAIPWVFSWTQSRFLLPAWYGVGSALQGFLDQEPQKNLDLLQYFYVKWPFFRVVISKVEMTLAKVDLQIAEHYVKELSQPEDLERFQKLFAQISQEYYLTKDLILKINGQKKLLDGNPELQRSVQLRNGTIVPLGFLQVALIKRLRQYDKSQVLHFRFSKEELLRGAMLTINGIAAGMRNTG; encoded by the coding sequence ATGAGTTCGGTTGTTCAATCTTCCATAGCTAAACAAGAAGAAATCGGTGTAATTGGTACTTCTCACCTATTATTACGTCATCGACAAAAACTAATAGAAGATTTATGGAAGTCTGTGCTACGGTCTGAATGCGGTCAAGAAATGCTAGACCTATTACAACAAATGCGCGCTCTTTCTTCTGCTGAAGGACAAGTGACAGATACATTTGGGCAATCTTCTGTACCACAGTTAATTGAGGATTTAGATATTAATGACGCTATACAAGCTGCTCGTGCATTTGCGCTTTATTTTCAACTAACTAATATTATTGAACAACATTACGAATCTAGAGAACAAAAGCTGTCTAGGCGTGTTACTCATCCTATTACTAATGTAGAAAATCATAGTAATGGTTCTCAAAATGGGTCTCAAGTAGTCCCGATTAATAATGGCGATCTTCAAATTGAACCTAGTATATCTAGCGAAAATAAAGCAGGTTTATTTCATTGGCTATTTCCCTATCTAAAAGAAATTAATATGCCACCTCTGATGTTGCAAAGATTATTAGATCAATTGGATATCAGATTGGTGTTTACAGCCCATCCGACAGAAATCGTGCGTCACACCATACGTAAAAAGCAGCGACGTATATCTCAAATTCTAGAACAACTAGATGTTGCTGAAGAAGCGATGCGGGAAATGGGCTTAACCGATTCTTGGGAAACCAACGAAGCTACTAGTCAATTAACCGAAGAAATTCGCCTTTGGTGGCGGACAGATGAATTACATCAGTTTAAGCCCAAGGTTTTAGATGAGGTTGATTACTCTCTGCACTATTTTCAAGAGGTTTTATTTGATGTAATTCCGCAATTAGCATCTCGTTTAAAACAGTCCTTAACTACTTCTTTCCCTAATTTAGTCGCTCCAACTCATAATTTTTGTTATTTTGGTTCTTGGGTAGGGGCAGATAGAGATGGCAATCCTTTTGTAACTCCACAAGTGACTTGGGAAACAGCTTGTTATCAAAGAAGTATTGTTATTGAAAAATATCTTAAGTCGATTGAGCAATTACGAGAGTTATTAAGTCTGTCGTTACATTGGAGTGATGTAGGACAAGAATTGCTGGATTCTTTAGAGCAAGATCAGCAACAAATGCCAGAGATCTACGAAAAATTGTCAATTCGTTATCGTCAAGAACCCTATCGTCTCAAACTTGCTTATATAGCCCAGCGTTTACAGAATACTTTGGAGCGTAACCAAACTTTAGCATCGGTTGCAGGTAGACAGGCAATATCGGAGATAAAAATAGATAATATTTATACTTCGGGGGAGGAGTTTGTTGCTGAATTAAAACTGATGCAAAGTAGTTTAGAGGCAACAAGTTTACAATGTCGTGAATTAGATAATTTAATTTGCCAAGCAGAAGTATACGGGTTTACTTTAGTAGAATTAGATTTCCGTCAAGATTCCTCTCGTCATGCAGAAGCGATCGCCGAAATTACTGCTTATTTACAAGTTCTGCCAAAACCCTATAACGAACTTTCGGAAACAGAAAAAACTGCTTGGTTGATTCAAGAATTGAAAACTCGTAGACCCCTAATTCCAGCAGAAATGCCATTTTCTCCTGAAACTTGCGAGACTATCGAAACTTTTAGAATTTTACGTTTATTGCAACAGGAATTTGGACGTGGAATCTGCCAAACTTATATTATTAGTATGACTAATTTTGTAAGTGATGTTTTAGAGGTATTATTACTATCACAGGAGGCAGGACTATATGACCCTGCTACTTGCCACACCAGTATTAGAATTGTTCCTTTATTTGAAACCGTAGAAGATTTAAAACGCGCCCCTCAAGTAATGCAAGAATTGTTTGAGTTGCCACTTTATCGAGCAGCTTTAGCAGGGGGATATAAACACGTAGCTACCATTAAAGAACAAAATACTTCTACTGAAACTAGTACTATTCCTCTAAAACCTACTGATCTTCAGGAAGTGATGTTAGGTTACTCCGATAGTAATAAAGATTCGGGGTTTTTGAGTAGTAATTGGGAGATTCATAAAGCCCAACGCGCCTTACAAAAGGTAGCTTCAAAATTTGATATATCTTTGCGGATTTTTCATGGTCGTGGAGGTTCAGTTGGTCGTGGTGGAGGACCCGCCTATTCGGCGATTTTAGCGCAACCCACCGATACAATTAAAGGCAGAATTAAAATAACTGAACAAGGGGAAGTATTAGCCTCCAAATATTCCCTACCAGAATTAGCTCTGTATCATTTAGAAACGATGACTACAGCAGTAATTCAGGCAAGTTTATTGGGGAGTGGGTTTGATCGGGTAGAGCCGTGGAATCAAATCATGGAAGAATTATCAGCGCGATCGCGATCAGTTTATCGAGCTTTGATCTATGAACAACCTGATTTTGTTGATTTCTTTCATTCAGTAACCCCCGTTGATGTAATTAGCCAATTACAAATAGGTTCACGCCCTTCTAAACGTCCTGCTAAAGGCAATGATAATAAGAAAAAGGATATGAGTAGTTTAAGAGCTATTCCCTGGGTGTTTAGTTGGACACAAAGTCGCTTTTTATTACCTGCTTGGTATGGTGTGGGTTCGGCTTTACAAGGATTTTTAGACCAAGAACCACAAAAAAATCTTGATCTTTTACAATATTTTTATGTCAAGTGGCCCTTTTTTAGAGTTGTAATTTCTAAAGTTGAAATGACTCTGGCTAAAGTAGACCTGCAAATAGCCGAACACTATGTTAAAGAGTTATCTCAGCCTGAAGATTTAGAGCGGTTTCAAAAGTTATTTGCCCAAATTTCTCAGGAATATTATTTAACTAAGGATTTAATTCTCAAAATTAATGGTCAGAAGAAATTATTAGATGGCAATCCTGAACTACAACGATCAGTACAGTTGCGTAATGGTACAATCGTTCCCTTGGGCTTTTTACAGGTGGCTTTAATCAAGCGTTTGCGTCAGTATGATAAGTCGCAAGTACTCCATTTTCGCTTTAGTAAGGAAGAACTATTGCGCGGGGCGATGTTAACCATTAACGGTATTGCTGCGGGAATGCGAAATACAGGCTAA
- a CDS encoding Phenazine biosynthesis PhzC/PhzF protein: MKQTIIQVDAFTNQMFRGNPAAVCVLQTPQNEQWMQAVAQEMNLSETAFLIKQEQDYNLRWFTPTTEVPLCGHATLASAHVLWTEGYASTGQTINFQTKSGLLTAKYQDNWISLDFPASRSQDIGPITKLQDALGVDIKTFAYNYLGYLVEISSPDQLQQLQPNFTLLKQLPISNVIVTSLAAANSEYDFISRFFAPGLGVNEDPVTGAAHCCLAPYWRDRLGKDEFLAYQASSRGGVVKISYDGGDRVLLQGQAVTVMRGELQ; this comes from the coding sequence ATGAAACAAACGATCATTCAAGTTGATGCTTTCACTAATCAAATGTTTCGAGGTAATCCTGCTGCAGTCTGTGTTTTACAAACCCCTCAAAATGAACAGTGGATGCAGGCTGTGGCACAGGAAATGAATCTATCGGAAACAGCATTTTTAATCAAACAAGAGCAAGATTACAATTTACGTTGGTTTACTCCCACTACCGAAGTACCTTTATGTGGTCATGCTACATTAGCTAGCGCACACGTTTTATGGACGGAGGGTTATGCTTCTACGGGGCAAACAATAAATTTTCAGACAAAGAGCGGTTTATTAACTGCTAAATATCAGGATAATTGGATTAGCTTAGATTTTCCTGCTAGTCGTTCTCAGGATATTGGGCCGATTACTAAATTACAAGATGCTCTAGGGGTAGATATTAAAACCTTTGCTTATAATTATCTAGGTTACCTAGTAGAAATTAGTTCTCCTGATCAATTACAACAGTTGCAACCTAATTTTACCCTACTAAAACAACTGCCAATATCAAATGTTATAGTGACTAGTCTAGCAGCAGCTAATTCAGAATATGATTTTATCTCGCGGTTTTTCGCCCCTGGATTAGGTGTAAATGAAGATCCAGTTACAGGCGCAGCCCACTGTTGCCTTGCTCCTTACTGGCGCGATCGCTTGGGCAAGGATGAATTTTTGGCTTATCAAGCTTCTAGTCGCGGTGGTGTGGTTAAAATATCTTATGATGGTGGCGATCGCGTTTTGCTTCAAGGACAAGCAGTAACGGTAATGCGAGGAGAGCTGCAATAA
- a CDS encoding single-stranded nucleic acid binding R3H domain protein has product MVENQLQSGKNWLEQLLNLMEIAAEVNTEGFETVGTNLNSNWLEIDATNLSLEQKQQLIGKQGQTVDAIQYLANTILNISADPNLPRSFIIEIDGYRVRRNQELAILTKEAIEKVQATGQPVEIPGLSSAERKQVHFILDQVEGLVSESRGQEPDRKLIVRFRQVNPADY; this is encoded by the coding sequence ATGGTGGAAAATCAACTTCAGTCAGGCAAAAATTGGTTAGAGCAGCTTTTGAATTTGATGGAAATAGCTGCGGAAGTTAACACAGAGGGATTTGAAACAGTTGGAACTAATTTAAATTCAAATTGGTTGGAGATTGATGCAACTAACCTCAGCTTAGAGCAGAAACAGCAGTTAATTGGTAAACAGGGTCAGACTGTTGATGCTATCCAGTATCTTGCTAATACTATTCTCAATATTAGTGCTGATCCAAACTTACCTCGTTCTTTTATTATAGAAATCGATGGTTATAGAGTCAGACGCAATCAAGAGTTGGCTATCCTAACTAAAGAAGCAATAGAGAAAGTTCAAGCAACAGGACAACCTGTAGAAATACCTGGATTGTCTTCAGCCGAGAGAAAACAAGTACATTTTATACTTGACCAAGTAGAAGGGCTTGTTAGCGAAAGTCGGGGTCAAGAACCAGATAGAAAGTTAATTGTGCGGTTTCGTCAAGTTAACCCAGCAGATTATTAA